A single region of the Candidatus Manganitrophaceae bacterium genome encodes:
- a CDS encoding redoxin domain-containing protein gives MGSFKGWHALLLAGTLGLLFIFYQGLWGNPNFIPPVIIATPAPEVNGPDLYKGTPVSLSDYRGKVILVNFWASWCVECKLEHKSLLAIKKHYEDDPNFAMFGINYQDKDHLAKEYLQVHGNNFDHIRDLDGRISIDFGVYGVPETFVIDQDGIIRHKQIGPIVGDVYSDMIEKVIDPLLNGTAGTVGTVSSS, from the coding sequence ATGGGCAGTTTTAAAGGGTGGCATGCCCTCCTTCTTGCGGGTACTCTGGGTCTTCTGTTTATTTTCTACCAGGGTCTATGGGGAAATCCAAACTTCATCCCTCCTGTAATTATAGCGACACCGGCCCCTGAAGTGAACGGTCCTGACCTCTACAAAGGCACGCCGGTTTCGCTAAGCGATTATAGGGGGAAGGTCATTCTCGTTAATTTCTGGGCGTCGTGGTGTGTGGAATGCAAACTGGAGCACAAATCCCTCCTCGCCATCAAGAAGCACTATGAGGACGACCCGAATTTTGCCATGTTTGGCATAAATTATCAGGATAAGGACCATCTGGCGAAGGAATACCTTCAGGTCCATGGAAATAATTTCGATCATATTCGGGACCTTGACGGCAGAATCTCCATCGATTTTGGCGTATATGGTGTGCCGGAAACCTTTGTCATTGACCAGGATGGGATCATCCGCCACAAACAGATTGGGCCGATTGTCGGAGATGTCTATTCGGACATGATCGAAAAGGTCATCGACCCACTACTCAACGGGACCGCGGGGACTGTGGGGACGGTGTCCTCATCATGA
- a CDS encoding cytochrome c, translated as MTKGVKMKNIVITLGTALTLATLVGLTVVYAGLFNVSTSWKDPALIRWVLATTRENAVKSRAASIKVPPMKGTQQVEEGFRSYREMCASCHTPPGASASPIAQGLNPEPPDLAKRAEQMSSAELFWVIKNGIRMTGMPAWGPTHKDEELWNIVAFVKTLPNMSSEDYRTLDQQASEGHGHSDGGHNEEGGESGHGDDSHHDEADEFGDRQAH; from the coding sequence ATGACGAAAGGAGTTAAGATGAAAAATATTGTCATCACATTAGGTACTGCCCTAACACTTGCCACGCTTGTGGGTTTGACGGTAGTTTACGCCGGCCTGTTCAATGTGTCCACATCATGGAAAGATCCAGCCTTGATCCGCTGGGTATTGGCCACTACACGGGAGAACGCCGTGAAAAGCCGTGCAGCCTCAATCAAAGTGCCGCCCATGAAAGGGACGCAACAGGTCGAAGAAGGTTTCCGCAGTTATCGTGAGATGTGTGCAAGCTGTCATACCCCGCCGGGAGCTTCAGCCTCTCCGATAGCCCAGGGACTAAACCCTGAACCACCGGACCTTGCCAAGCGTGCCGAACAGATGTCTTCCGCCGAGCTGTTCTGGGTGATTAAAAACGGCATCCGGATGACCGGAATGCCGGCCTGGGGACCGACGCATAAAGATGAGGAACTTTGGAATATCGTTGCATTTGTAAAGACCTTACCCAATATGAGTAGTGAGGATTACCGGACACTCGATCAGCAAGCTTCAGAGGGACATGGTCATAGTGACGGTGGACACAACGAAGAAGGGGGTGAGTCCGGTCACGGTGATGATTCGCATCACGATGAGGCGGATGAGTTTGGGGATCGACAGGCACATTGA
- a CDS encoding cytochrome C assembly protein — protein sequence MLGQRFIRWLGRYEGWFGGVAALCIGIGLYMALVTSPPDYYQGEVVRIMYVHVPTAKTSLVAYLVLFGGSIWYLWKRDPVIDNMCHATAGIALFYVGTALITGSIWAKPTWNTWWTWDPRLTSFAILFLTLVGYLMLRTFLDDKEKEATFAAILAIIGFIDLPIVYFSVEWWRTLHQPMSMSVRGISFAPEMLYPLILMSIGSSLLFSYMLMVRTQMLYLEHLLEAKQGRLLSETRL from the coding sequence ATGCTTGGACAACGTTTCATCCGATGGCTTGGGCGATATGAAGGGTGGTTTGGCGGTGTGGCGGCGCTTTGCATAGGCATTGGACTGTACATGGCGCTGGTAACCTCTCCCCCGGATTATTATCAGGGTGAGGTGGTCCGGATCATGTATGTCCATGTTCCTACCGCGAAAACCTCTCTTGTGGCCTACCTCGTTCTTTTTGGGGGAAGTATCTGGTATCTGTGGAAGCGGGACCCCGTCATCGATAATATGTGTCATGCCACTGCCGGGATCGCGCTTTTTTATGTAGGAACCGCCTTGATTACGGGTTCGATCTGGGCCAAGCCCACCTGGAATACCTGGTGGACCTGGGACCCTCGCCTGACCTCCTTTGCCATCTTGTTTTTAACCCTGGTTGGATATCTGATGCTTCGGACTTTCCTGGACGATAAGGAAAAGGAGGCGACCTTTGCGGCGATACTGGCGATCATCGGCTTCATCGATCTTCCGATTGTCTATTTCTCTGTGGAATGGTGGCGGACTTTGCACCAGCCCATGTCGATGTCGGTCCGCGGAATCAGCTTTGCACCCGAGATGCTCTATCCCCTCATCCTGATGTCAATCGGTTCCTCCCTGCTCTTCTCCTATATGCTGATGGTGCGGACCCAGATGCTCTATTTGGAACATCTGCTGGAAGCAAAGCAGGGCCGTCTGTTAAGCGAGACCCGTTTATGA
- a CDS encoding heme ABC transporter permease CcmB, with protein sequence MHFFNVIRWIAWKDLLSEVRNRENISSMFFFALIVIFIFSFSFSLDPKIIDEVMPGIIWVAFGFTAIIGLGKSFLAEVHNDCMEYFQILPIPKGAIYLGKFIGNVLFLLTVEIILFPLFVLFFNLDVLERFPQFLLIFVVASIGLSALGTLFSALTVQVRAREVMFPILLLPMAVPIFIGAVEATRGVFNGDAFALYSHWIQLLVVFDLIFVVVSFWIFEFILDY encoded by the coding sequence ATGCACTTTTTTAACGTGATCCGTTGGATTGCATGGAAAGATCTTCTGAGTGAGGTGCGAAATCGAGAGAATATTTCTTCAATGTTTTTTTTCGCCCTCATTGTTATTTTTATCTTTAGTTTCAGTTTTTCTCTGGACCCAAAAATAATAGACGAAGTGATGCCGGGAATTATCTGGGTCGCTTTTGGTTTTACGGCAATCATCGGCCTTGGAAAGTCCTTTCTGGCAGAGGTCCATAATGATTGTATGGAATACTTTCAGATACTTCCGATCCCGAAGGGGGCCATTTATCTTGGGAAATTTATTGGCAACGTCCTGTTCCTGCTGACCGTCGAAATAATTCTGTTCCCCCTCTTTGTCCTCTTCTTTAATCTGGATGTACTTGAAAGGTTTCCACAATTTCTGTTAATATTCGTGGTCGCATCGATTGGATTGTCGGCACTTGGAACCTTGTTCTCTGCCCTGACGGTTCAGGTTCGGGCACGGGAAGTGATGTTTCCGATCCTTCTGCTGCCGATGGCGGTCCCGATTTTTATTGGCGCGGTCGAAGCGACCCGGGGGGTCTTTAACGGTGATGCCTTTGCTCTCTATAGTCACTGGATTCAGTTGCTGGTTGTTTTTGATCTTATTTTTGTTGTTGTGTCCTTTTGGATCTTTGAATTTATATTGGATTATTGA
- a CDS encoding cytochrome c maturation protein CcmE: MRLGRKTGIIFSITLIVFSLGYLAYGNFGKNLVYFVTPSEVVTFESDRYGRKIRVAGMVVQASLKVIPNTLKITFDLTDGAETIPVAFEGVPPDLFKEGTGAVVEGFWDADRVFHSHMIMAKHNEDYMPIEMKKAGVKLPTKGIIKTLQLK, encoded by the coding sequence TTGAGGTTAGGTAGGAAAACCGGAATCATCTTTAGTATCACCCTGATTGTCTTTAGTCTAGGATATCTGGCCTACGGAAATTTTGGAAAGAACCTCGTCTATTTTGTGACCCCATCAGAGGTTGTCACTTTTGAGTCGGATCGCTACGGCAGGAAGATACGGGTGGCCGGCATGGTGGTTCAGGCAAGTTTAAAGGTCATCCCGAATACGCTGAAGATCACCTTTGACCTTACGGATGGCGCAGAAACCATCCCGGTTGCTTTTGAAGGCGTCCCTCCCGACCTGTTCAAAGAGGGGACCGGGGCCGTGGTTGAAGGTTTCTGGGATGCAGACCGTGTTTTTCACTCTCACATGATCATGGCAAAGCATAATGAAGACTATATGCCGATCGAGATGAAAAAAGCGGGAGTGAAGCTCCCGACAAAAGGTATTATAAAAACCCTGCAGCTAAAATAG
- a CDS encoding heme lyase CcmF/NrfE family subunit, translating to MVVEIGHYAVVTALLLSIFGVVAPIIGLKRKNPAWVQVGQRAVILTFVLITVGMIAMVYSYLTEDYSVKYVYATSNSNLPIFYKIAGLWGGHEGSLLLWAWILAFYSMVAATLHWKTQPVVMPYLILMESLVLCGFLLLILFLSNPFERIFPAPLDGKDLNPLLQDPAMVIHPPLLYLGYVGLSIPFSFAMAALFSGRLGEEWVKVTQRWTIFAWICLTAGILMGGYWAYYELGWGGYWGWDPVENAAFMPWLVATAFLHSVMVQETRKMFKVWNLFLIILAFSLSLIGTFLVRSGILSSVHSFAADPGRGVFILAFVAFMLLLSFGTLILRSSKLKSSVTIESVVSREAIFLFNNLFFLVALVTVFIGTLYPLLMEVLQFNKVSVGPPYYNAVFMPVALGLIFLMGIGPYIPWRKTTARNIKELFGLPLMLALGAGVLLFIFGVREEYALASMTVVSFVASAIFIDFSKIAVFWGKRDAVNPFLGFLSAYRRNPRRIAGLITHIGVLVMVVGITFSSLYQTEKILIMKPGDEVSLKSFQLRMARLYSTEGVNWEGREALFDIYQEGRIVTQMRPQKRFYTVSQTPTTETAIYQTYMGHLFVTIPEVSPDGTWARVRVLHNPLVLLVWYGGGIMGIGGFLNIFRRDRKRSAVSVTSGVTAKNAPALASGRDGIVAQRSES from the coding sequence ATGGTTGTTGAAATAGGGCATTATGCCGTGGTGACGGCGCTGCTTTTATCGATATTTGGCGTTGTCGCACCGATTATAGGTCTGAAGAGGAAGAATCCCGCTTGGGTCCAGGTTGGGCAGCGGGCGGTCATCCTCACTTTCGTCCTGATCACGGTCGGGATGATCGCCATGGTCTATTCATATCTGACCGAGGACTACTCCGTCAAATATGTCTATGCCACCTCCAACAGCAATCTCCCGATCTTTTATAAGATCGCGGGTCTCTGGGGAGGCCATGAAGGCTCCCTGCTGCTCTGGGCTTGGATCCTTGCCTTCTACTCCATGGTTGCGGCAACGCTCCATTGGAAAACCCAGCCGGTGGTGATGCCCTATCTCATCCTGATGGAATCGCTGGTCCTGTGCGGATTTCTGCTCCTCATCCTCTTCCTTTCAAACCCTTTCGAGCGGATCTTTCCGGCCCCGCTTGACGGCAAGGACTTGAACCCTCTCCTGCAGGACCCCGCGATGGTCATTCATCCCCCCTTGCTTTATTTAGGCTATGTTGGTTTGTCTATTCCCTTCTCCTTTGCAATGGCCGCCCTTTTCTCAGGACGGTTGGGGGAGGAGTGGGTCAAGGTGACCCAGCGATGGACCATCTTTGCCTGGATTTGCCTGACCGCCGGTATTCTGATGGGAGGATATTGGGCCTACTATGAGCTCGGTTGGGGAGGATACTGGGGATGGGACCCGGTAGAAAATGCGGCCTTTATGCCTTGGCTGGTGGCGACCGCCTTCCTCCATTCGGTCATGGTTCAAGAGACCCGGAAGATGTTCAAGGTCTGGAATCTCTTCCTCATTATATTGGCTTTTTCCTTATCTCTCATCGGAACCTTTCTGGTGCGAAGCGGTATCCTCTCCTCGGTCCATTCCTTCGCCGCCGACCCGGGAAGGGGGGTCTTTATCCTCGCATTTGTCGCGTTTATGCTCCTTCTCTCCTTCGGGACCCTCATCCTTCGATCATCCAAACTGAAGAGCTCCGTCACGATAGAATCGGTCGTTTCCCGTGAGGCGATATTCCTGTTTAACAACCTCTTTTTCCTTGTGGCCTTGGTGACGGTCTTTATCGGGACCCTGTATCCCCTCTTAATGGAGGTCTTGCAGTTTAACAAGGTTTCCGTCGGTCCCCCTTACTACAATGCGGTCTTCATGCCGGTGGCCCTGGGCCTGATCTTCCTGATGGGGATCGGTCCATATATTCCCTGGCGAAAGACGACGGCCAGAAACATTAAGGAATTGTTCGGCCTTCCCCTCATGCTCGCCCTTGGGGCGGGGGTCCTTTTATTTATCTTCGGGGTCCGTGAGGAGTATGCCCTGGCCAGCATGACGGTTGTCTCTTTTGTCGCTTCCGCGATTTTTATTGATTTCAGTAAGATCGCTGTTTTTTGGGGAAAGCGGGATGCGGTCAATCCCTTCCTAGGGTTCCTCTCAGCATACAGAAGAAACCCCAGGCGGATTGCGGGGCTGATCACCCATATTGGTGTCCTGGTCATGGTGGTCGGTATTACCTTCTCCTCTCTTTACCAGACGGAAAAGATTCTCATCATGAAGCCGGGCGATGAGGTCAGCCTCAAATCTTTTCAGCTTCGTATGGCAAGGCTGTATAGTACGGAAGGGGTCAATTGGGAGGGCAGGGAGGCCCTTTTTGATATCTACCAGGAGGGCAGAATTGTAACCCAGATGCGGCCGCAAAAGCGGTTTTATACAGTCTCCCAGACCCCAACCACCGAGACCGCCATTTATCAGACCTATATGGGCCATCTCTTCGTCACCATACCCGAAGTCTCCCCCGACGGCACCTGGGCTCGTGTGCGTGTCTTGCACAACCCCCTGGTCCTCCTGGTTTGGTACGGAGGTGGAATTATGGGGATTGGAGGGTTCTTGAATATCTTCCGAAGAGACCGAAAGCGGTCTGCCGTTTCCGTTACATCCGGTGTCACTGCCAAGAACGCGCCTGCCCTGGCCTCGGGGAGAGATGGAATCGTGGCACAACGTTCGGAGAGCTAA
- a CDS encoding PDZ domain-containing protein, with protein MRLILSILLAFSFFPLPILSAEEPTPSYTFKALAEIGGRSIVNIRSSELAEEGEGPLKDFFLFGDYLKTEVKAGSLGTGFIIDPTGLILTNYHVVAPKPWNRVVGGMSVRLSDGREFPARVIGTDERLNVALLRIEGEVPFPSAILGDSEHLEIGEWVMAVGNPFGIETSVTVGVVSGTGRVLGAGPYDHFIQTDAGIHAGNSGGPLLNLRGKVVGMNAAVRSSAQGIGFATPINMLKKILVPLEKEGKVTRGWLGVMIQSLTRDLARAFQLEDERGALVSQVMEESPAEQAGVLRGDVIMTFDGKEVGEMHDLPSLVAETPVGKTVSLALVRKGRPLELRVKIRRLEEN; from the coding sequence ATGCGGTTAATACTTAGTATTCTTCTGGCCTTTTCCTTCTTCCCATTGCCTATCCTATCTGCTGAAGAACCGACACCTTCGTATACCTTTAAGGCCCTTGCTGAGATTGGAGGGCGGTCTATTGTCAATATCCGATCTTCGGAGCTTGCAGAAGAGGGCGAGGGGCCGCTCAAAGATTTCTTCCTTTTTGGAGACTACCTCAAAACGGAGGTGAAAGCGGGAAGCCTGGGAACGGGTTTTATCATTGATCCCACCGGTTTGATTCTTACCAATTACCATGTTGTTGCGCCAAAACCCTGGAACCGGGTGGTGGGAGGGATGTCGGTTCGGCTTTCTGACGGGAGGGAGTTCCCGGCGCGGGTGATCGGAACGGATGAAAGACTCAATGTCGCTCTCCTGCGGATCGAGGGAGAAGTGCCCTTCCCCTCGGCGATCCTGGGTGATTCGGAGCATCTTGAAATCGGAGAATGGGTGATGGCGGTCGGAAATCCCTTCGGCATCGAAACCTCTGTGACGGTCGGCGTGGTCAGCGGAACCGGCAGAGTGCTTGGCGCAGGCCCCTATGATCATTTTATCCAGACCGATGCAGGTATTCATGCCGGAAATTCAGGCGGCCCTCTGCTGAACCTGCGGGGCAAGGTTGTCGGCATGAATGCCGCAGTGCGTTCCTCCGCGCAGGGCATTGGGTTTGCCACGCCGATTAATATGCTGAAGAAGATTCTCGTACCACTTGAAAAAGAGGGAAAGGTGACGCGGGGATGGTTGGGGGTAATGATTCAGTCTCTAACCCGGGATCTGGCCAGGGCCTTTCAATTGGAGGATGAGCGGGGGGCATTGGTTTCACAGGTCATGGAAGAAAGTCCGGCGGAGCAGGCCGGTGTTCTCCGAGGGGATGTTATCATGACGTTTGATGGAAAAGAGGTTGGAGAGATGCATGATCTTCCTTCTTTGGTTGCAGAAACCCCAGTTGGAAAGACGGTCTCGCTTGCCTTGGTTCGTAAGGGAAGGCCGTTAGAGCTGCGAGTCAAAATCAGGCGTCTGGAAGAGAACTAG
- the ccmA gene encoding heme ABC exporter ATP-binding protein CcmA, translating to MVAIRGIALSKSFHYHQVLNEISLEVKEGECYALFGPNGAGKTTLLRIFATLHRPSSGRFEILGRDGFRERAKIREDLFLIGHGSYLYDDLSVVENIQFAIGIRGENPSDHEIKLALDRVGIGAFGKLKSRHLSAGMKKRLSIAKTLLIRPKILLLDEAYASLDERGVVMLNDCIREFAKEGAAILMTTHDRSKTAEVAHRAGILQRSVLREITIKEMLAADALF from the coding sequence ATGGTGGCCATCCGTGGAATAGCGCTTTCGAAGTCCTTCCATTATCATCAGGTACTCAATGAGATTTCCCTGGAGGTAAAAGAGGGGGAGTGTTATGCGCTTTTCGGGCCGAACGGCGCCGGAAAAACAACCCTCCTGAGGATATTCGCGACATTGCACCGCCCTTCTTCCGGACGATTCGAGATCCTCGGTCGGGACGGTTTCCGGGAAAGAGCGAAAATTCGCGAAGACCTCTTCCTGATTGGCCACGGATCGTATCTTTATGACGATTTGAGTGTCGTTGAGAATATTCAGTTTGCAATCGGAATTCGCGGCGAAAATCCGAGCGATCATGAGATCAAGCTTGCGCTCGACAGGGTGGGCATTGGTGCGTTTGGAAAATTAAAGAGCCGACACTTGTCGGCGGGAATGAAAAAACGGCTCTCGATTGCGAAAACCCTCTTGATCCGTCCGAAGATTCTCCTCCTTGATGAAGCCTATGCCTCCCTTGATGAACGGGGTGTCGTGATGCTGAATGACTGCATTCGGGAGTTTGCGAAGGAGGGGGCGGCCATCCTAATGACGACCCATGACCGGTCAAAAACGGCAGAAGTGGCGCACCGGGCGGGCATCCTGCAGCGGAGCGTACTGCGGGAAATAACCATTAAAGAGATGTTGGCGGCAGATGCACTTTTTTAA
- a CDS encoding cytochrome c-type biogenesis protein CcmH — protein sequence MKKGIVFALFLLIVFSGVCVAEQVDDEVLQGRIKEVSKTLRCAVCQSESVWESNATLAIQMRKIVRERLIAGESPEEIRAYFVSRYGDFILLKPRVRGLNRLLWFGPFILLAFGGFFLYRTLRRWTARPVPTEPDAGVPIDDAHRRRIEEELRSFNK from the coding sequence ATGAAAAAAGGCATTGTGTTTGCCCTGTTTTTATTGATCGTGTTTTCCGGTGTCTGTGTCGCAGAACAGGTCGATGATGAGGTTTTGCAGGGTCGGATCAAGGAGGTTTCAAAGACACTTCGCTGTGCGGTCTGCCAATCGGAATCGGTCTGGGAATCGAATGCCACGCTCGCGATCCAGATGCGTAAGATCGTTCGAGAGAGGCTCATTGCCGGAGAATCTCCAGAGGAAATACGAGCCTATTTTGTCAGCCGGTACGGCGACTTTATATTATTGAAACCCAGGGTGCGCGGACTGAACCGGCTTCTCTGGTTCGGTCCCTTCATTCTCTTGGCCTTTGGAGGGTTTTTCCTGTACCGAACCTTGCGCCGATGGACCGCAAGGCCCGTACCGACGGAACCGGATGCGGGAGTCCCCATTGATGATGCTCACCGAAGACGGATTGAAGAAGAGTTACGTTCTTTTAATAAGTAG
- the pilQ gene encoding type IV pilus secretin PilQ encodes MQPYEKDRPGNRRTRIVVLLLVLLLGFVIGPLDAGAGHRHPEDLDKGSSLLSMEFRDADLKDVLRALGQENQLNIIVSEDVSGKVTLSFREVSFEEALGSILKVNNLVSFREGDIVRVIKSPFGEGETDLETKIIPISFADARETKEIIKELLTKKGSVSLDVRTNSLIVRDDPGNIQKIVMVVRTLDSETPQVMIEERIVEVNSNFTRELGIQWGGRLEAGSNKFFQVTGTGLTGGTGLSGSNFLVNLPATVGAGSGGAIGLLVGSIGSARQLDIQLSAMEDTGQGKILSNPRVLTLNNKKAVISSGTEILIPTAAILSTGAQTGAGGGTSVTGTGATTVVTTIDAKLELIVIPHITPDNQILLYVKTTKKDPDCSQQVQGIPPLLTRTAETHLLVGNRETIAIGGIYTRRESTAEKGGPWLSKIPIIGWFFKKQIKNEIQNELLIFITPHHP; translated from the coding sequence ATGCAGCCATATGAAAAAGACAGACCTGGGAACAGACGGACACGGATAGTCGTCCTGCTTCTTGTCCTTCTGCTTGGTTTTGTGATCGGTCCTTTGGATGCTGGAGCAGGACACCGGCATCCAGAAGACTTGGACAAGGGTTCATCCCTTCTCTCTATGGAATTCAGGGATGCCGACTTAAAAGATGTCCTCCGTGCTCTCGGCCAGGAGAACCAACTGAATATTATCGTTAGCGAAGATGTCAGCGGAAAAGTCACCCTCAGTTTTCGGGAGGTTTCTTTTGAAGAAGCCCTGGGGTCGATCCTGAAGGTCAACAACCTTGTTTCGTTCAGGGAAGGGGATATTGTCCGTGTCATAAAATCGCCATTCGGTGAGGGTGAAACGGATCTGGAGACGAAGATTATCCCGATTTCGTTTGCAGATGCAAGGGAAACGAAAGAGATCATCAAAGAATTATTGACCAAGAAGGGAAGTGTTTCACTCGATGTTCGCACCAACTCTTTGATTGTCCGGGATGACCCTGGAAACATACAGAAAATTGTCATGGTTGTCAGGACCCTCGACAGTGAAACCCCGCAAGTGATGATTGAGGAGCGTATCGTAGAGGTGAATTCCAACTTTACCCGGGAGTTGGGAATCCAATGGGGAGGAAGGCTCGAAGCCGGTTCAAACAAGTTCTTTCAGGTGACCGGGACGGGTTTAACCGGTGGGACTGGTCTTTCCGGGAGTAATTTCCTGGTCAATCTTCCGGCCACCGTCGGGGCAGGATCAGGCGGCGCCATCGGGTTACTGGTCGGGAGTATCGGATCGGCCAGGCAGCTCGACATCCAGTTGTCAGCGATGGAGGACACCGGGCAGGGGAAGATCCTCTCCAATCCCCGCGTATTGACGTTAAACAACAAGAAGGCAGTCATCTCAAGCGGGACGGAGATCCTGATCCCGACGGCCGCGATCCTATCCACAGGGGCACAGACGGGAGCCGGTGGAGGAACATCGGTCACCGGCACGGGGGCAACGACCGTGGTCACGACCATCGACGCAAAACTTGAACTCATTGTAATCCCTCATATTACACCCGACAATCAGATCCTCCTCTATGTCAAGACCACTAAAAAAGATCCTGATTGCAGCCAGCAGGTGCAGGGCATTCCCCCCTTACTTACCCGAACGGCCGAGACCCACCTATTAGTGGGAAACCGTGAAACGATTGCCATCGGCGGCATCTATACCCGTCGGGAATCGACAGCGGAAAAGGGGGGCCCCTGGTTGTCAAAGATTCCGATCATCGGGTGGTTTTTCAAAAAACAGATCAAAAATGAAATTCAGAACGAACTTCTGATCTTCATCACCCCCCACCATCCATAG
- a CDS encoding TlpA family protein disulfide reductase: MEPKRIKRLVFYVLFLSVLLFQFACTETKIGPKEKALPLKMGIEVGNLAPDFNIKNLGGGRASLSDYRGKVVLVNFWATWCGPCKAEMPSMEALYRSHVRDDFEILAVSIDLGDEAPIRSFVEDFGFTFPILLDSQFDVNDLFQVRVVPTSIVIDRNGVVTDRLLGAKDWNDPDAQAFVKELVNRPYEEIGQSGLAEGDNKKG; encoded by the coding sequence ATGGAGCCAAAGCGGATAAAACGGCTTGTCTTTTATGTCCTTTTTCTCTCGGTGCTTTTATTTCAGTTTGCCTGCACCGAGACAAAGATCGGGCCGAAGGAAAAGGCGCTTCCCCTGAAAATGGGCATAGAGGTTGGAAATCTTGCCCCGGATTTTAATATCAAAAATCTAGGCGGGGGCAGGGCGTCACTCTCAGACTATCGAGGGAAGGTTGTCCTTGTTAATTTCTGGGCAACCTGGTGCGGACCCTGCAAGGCGGAGATGCCGTCGATGGAGGCGCTCTATCGAAGCCATGTGCGGGATGATTTCGAGATTCTGGCCGTTTCGATTGATCTTGGAGACGAAGCCCCTATTCGATCCTTCGTGGAAGATTTTGGCTTTACGTTTCCAATCCTGCTCGATAGCCAGTTTGACGTCAATGATCTTTTCCAGGTCCGAGTTGTCCCGACCAGCATCGTCATCGACCGTAACGGAGTGGTGACGGATCGTTTATTGGGGGCAAAGGACTGGAACGATCCGGACGCGCAGGCCTTTGTGAAAGAATTAGTCAACCGGCCTTATGAAGAAATCGGTCAATCAGGCCTAGCCGAAGGCGATAACAAGAAAGGTTAA
- a CDS encoding cytochrome c biogenesis protein CcdA codes for MQPTGNMSFFIAFSAGFLSFVSPCVLPIVPSYVSFITGLSLDELTSAGGKGRAREIALKNSLMFILGFSTIFILFGASATFLGHLFLSNQVLLRRFGGALIMFFGLYIMGLIKPLLMGRDSRFHFKNKPAGYFGSYLVGIAFGAGWTPCVGPILGSILLYASTTGSVFTGIQLLAVYSLGLGLPLLISAIGVQSFLFYFKKTARYMRFVSGASGAVLVAVGFLIFTNSLTLLTSFFTEIGFGWTIGQ; via the coding sequence ATGCAGCCGACGGGAAACATGTCATTCTTTATCGCTTTTTCTGCGGGGTTTCTCTCCTTTGTCTCTCCATGTGTTCTTCCGATTGTCCCTTCTTATGTTTCCTTTATTACCGGTCTGTCCCTTGATGAACTGACCTCGGCGGGAGGGAAGGGGCGGGCCCGTGAGATCGCGTTGAAAAACTCTCTGATGTTTATCCTGGGTTTCTCAACGATTTTTATTCTTTTCGGCGCATCGGCAACTTTCCTCGGTCATTTATTCCTTTCGAATCAAGTCCTCCTCCGGCGTTTTGGCGGCGCCCTCATAATGTTTTTTGGTTTGTACATCATGGGTCTGATTAAGCCCTTGTTGATGGGAAGGGATTCCCGTTTCCATTTCAAGAACAAGCCTGCGGGCTATTTTGGTTCTTATCTTGTCGGCATTGCCTTTGGTGCGGGCTGGACCCCTTGTGTCGGTCCCATCCTCGGGTCGATCCTCCTCTATGCAAGTACGACTGGTTCTGTTTTTACGGGGATTCAGCTTCTTGCCGTGTATTCCCTCGGACTTGGCCTTCCTCTCCTTATTTCTGCCATTGGGGTTCAGTCCTTCCTGTTTTATTTCAAGAAGACTGCGCGCTATATGCGGTTTGTTTCCGGGGCAAGCGGTGCAGTTTTGGTCGCCGTGGGGTTTCTGATCTTTACGAACTCCCTCACACTGCTGACCTCGTTCTTCACAGAAATAGGCTTCGGATGGACGATCGGTCAATGA
- a CDS encoding site-specific integrase encodes MKWSGVDLFRKTVTVFRSKNGEKRTIPLNQTATHLLRQKSKVRALMTNLVFHSKAHTEIDVNNLRRAYRSALNKARIEDIRFHDLRHTFATRLVQVGVDIYKVQILLGHKTPSMTQRYAHHYPESLRDGVEILDKRENFVTILTQSPTVAGVRSL; translated from the coding sequence GTGAAGTGGTCGGGAGTTGATCTTTTTCGAAAGACCGTCACCGTCTTTCGTTCCAAGAACGGGGAGAAAAGGACCATTCCTCTCAACCAGACGGCAACCCATCTTCTCAGGCAGAAATCGAAGGTCAGGGCACTTATGACAAATCTCGTCTTCCATAGCAAGGCCCACACCGAGATTGACGTAAACAACCTGAGGCGTGCCTATCGTTCGGCTCTCAATAAGGCCAGGATCGAAGATATCCGCTTTCATGACCTACGGCATACCTTTGCGACTCGGCTCGTCCAGGTGGGGGTGGACATCTACAAAGTGCAAATCTTGCTCGGCCATAAAACTCCAAGCATGACCCAGCGTTATGCACATCACTACCCGGAAAGCCTTAGAGATGGGGTGGAAATCTTGGATAAAAGGGAGAATTTTGTCACAATTTTAACACAATCGCCGACTGTGGCAGGTGTACGTTCTCTCTAA